In bacterium, the sequence GGTCGGAGGGGCCTCGCTCGATGCCGAGAGCTTCGCCAAGATCGTCAAGTTTGAAGAGAGGATGAGCTAGAGATGGAAACCGCAATCTTGATCGTGCACTACGTCGTGTGCGTGTTTTTGGTGATCGTGATCCTGCTGCAGGCGGGCAAGGGCGCCGACATGGGGGCGGCCTTCGGCGGTTCCTCTCAAACCGTCTTCGGATCCCGCGGTGCCGCCACCTTCCTCAGCAAGCTGACCACCGGCGTTGCCATCGTCTTTCTCCTCACCTCGGTTTCCTTGGCCAGCATT encodes:
- the secG gene encoding preprotein translocase subunit SecG, coding for METAILIVHYVVCVFLVIVILLQAGKGADMGAAFGGSSQTVFGSRGAATFLSKLTTGVAIVFLLTSVSLASISRKRTRSYFETATDAVPVSTPAPVATPGLAVAPAGTPVPAASPAASPAGTPTPQ